A stretch of the Erpetoichthys calabaricus chromosome 3, fErpCal1.3, whole genome shotgun sequence genome encodes the following:
- the LOC114648398 gene encoding syndecan-1-like — protein sequence MKKIRMFNGIVVFVCLATIWIPLAYSDLIPPEDLDTSGDDLEFSGSGEGLDVDSTISSLTPPFTYPNVSTTSISSTIVQTDEKEVPTVQTELASTVAGYVHNYEITNLAVGETISSSVFPLEENEGTINKSIASPSSTTEHLDSSNMESSSLTPGSLPEHPREKNFEMHTESITPTADVTTTFNFVNEETDLASTPVAPELSNAAGGADEIFVQEIMPKIETVPDVKSASAATETDPPLSESGDNERSRSFLERKEVLGGVIVGGIIGLLFAVVLVVLMVYRMKKKDEGSYALDDPKHSNGGYQKPHKQEEFLA from the exons gattTAATTCCCCCTGAAGATCTGGATACCTCAGGAGATGATTTGGAGTTTTCTGGGTCTGGAGAAG GTCTCGATGTAGACTCTACCATTTCATCTTTGACTCCGCCTTTTACTTATCCAAATGTATCTACAACATCCATATCATCAACCATTGTACAAACAGACGAAAAGGAAGTACCCACAGTGCAGACCGAGCTTGCTTCCACTGTAGCAGGTTATGTACATAATTATGAAATAACTAACCTGGCAGTAGGGGAAACCATTTCATCATCTGTGTTTCCACTGGAAGAAAATGAGGGTACCATTAACAAGAGTATTGCTTCACCGTCTTCAACCACAGAACATTTGGATAGCTCTAATATGGAATCCTCATCTTTGACTCCTGGTAGCTTACCGGAACATCCTCGAGAAAAGAACTTTGAAATGCACACTGAAAGCATTACTCCAACTGCTGATGTAACAACAACCTTTAATTTTGTCAATGAAGAAACTGACTTGGCATCCACCCCAGTTGCACCTGAGCTTAGCAATGCTGCAGGAGGTGCTGATGAGATTTTTGTCCAGGAAATCATGCCG aaaattgagacAGTACCAGATGTGAAATCTGCCTCAGCAGCTACAGAGACTGACCCTCCTCTTTCTGAATCCGGAGATAATGAAAGGAGTCGTAGTTTTCTGGAGAGAAAAGAAGTTCTTGGAG GTGTCATTGTGGGAGGAATTATTGGCTTGCTTTTTGCAGTTGTTCTGGTTGTCCTAATGGTttacagaatgaaaaagaaagatgaaggcaGTTATGCATTGGATGATCCCAAACATTCTAATGGAGGTTATCAAAAACCACACAAGCAAGAGGAGTTTTTGGCCTGA